From one Neovison vison isolate M4711 chromosome 1, ASM_NN_V1, whole genome shotgun sequence genomic stretch:
- the RHAG gene encoding ammonium transporter Rh type A, which produces MKLSFPLVAIGLEVSMIVLFGFFVKYETEQNVQQQYSTNATKVDKFLELHPLFQDVHVMILVGFGFLMTFLKKYGFSSVGINLLIAALGLQWGTFIQGILHNKGQTIYIGIKNIINADFSTATVLISFGAVLGKISPVQMLIMTILEIAVFAGNEYVVGEIFQASDIGASMTIHAFGAYFGLAVAGVLYQSGLRRQNEKEESVYHSDLFAMIGTLFLWIFWPSFNSAIAETTEQQYLAIVNTYFSLVACVLTAYAFSSLVGKRGKLDMVHIQNATLAGGVAVGTCADMKIHPYGAMIIGSIAGTVSVLGFKFLTPCLTDKLRIHDTCGVHNLHGLPGVIGGLASIVAIVLGASKATTMLMQAAALGSSLGTAIVGGLITGLILRFIVCVQPSTEFFFDDSAYWEVPKREEGDNE; this is translated from the exons ATGAAGCTCTCATTCCCTCTTGTAGCCATTGGACTGGAAGTTTCCATGATTGTTTTATTTGGATTCTTTGTCAAGTATGAAACAGAGCAGAATGTCCAGCAGCAGTACAGCACCAACGCGACAAAAGTGGACAAATTCCTTGAGTTGCATCCTC tattccAAGATGTGCATGTAATGATACTTGTTGGGTTTGGCTTCCTCATGACCTTCCTGAAAAAATATGGCTTTAGTAGTGTGGGCATCAATCTACTCATTGCTGCTTTGGGCCTCCAATGGGGCACTTTTATTCAGGGGATCTTGCACAACAAAGGACAGACAATTTACATTGGAATCAAAAA cataataaaTGCAGACTTCAGTACAGCCACAGTCCTAATTTCTTTTGGAGCTGTCCTGGGAAAAATAAGCCCAGTCCAAATGCTGATCATGACAATACTAGAAATCGCTGTCTTTGCTGGCAATGAATATGTGGTTGGTGAGATATTTCAG GCTTCTGACATTGGAGCATCAATGACGATCCATGCTTTTGGGGCCTACTTTGGCTTGGCGGTAGCAGGTGTCCTATATCAGTCAGGCTTGAGAAGGCAGAATGAGAAGGAGGAGTCTGTGTACCACTCAGATTTGTTTGCAATGATTG GGACTCTTTTCCTTTGGATCTTTTGGCCCAGTTTTAATTCAGCCATCGCTGAAACTACAGAGCAACAGTACCTGGCCATCGTAAATACCTACTTCTCTCTTGTTGCCTGCGTGCTCACAGCCTATGCATTTTCCAGCCTCGTGGGGAAGAGAGGCAAGCTCGATATG GTTCACATTCAGAATGCAACCCTGGCTGGAGGAGTTGCTGTGGGCACTTGTGCAGACATGAAGATTCACCCATATGGTGCTATGATCATTGGGAGCATTGCAGGAACTGTCTCCGTGCTTGGTTTCAAGTTTCTGACT CCATGTCTTACTGATAAACTGCGGATCCATGACACATGCGGTGTTCATAACCTGCATGGCTTACCTGGTGTGATAGGAGGCCTCGCAAGCATTGTGGCAATAGTCCTGGGAGCATCTAAGGC GACTACCATGTTGATGCAGGCAGCTGCTCTAGGATCTTCCCTTGGAACGGCAATTGTTGGAGGGCTGATCACAG GTTTAATTCTCAGGTTCATTGTCTGTGTCCAGCCATCTACGGAATTCTTCTTTGATGATTCTGCATATTGGGAG